From Rhodovastum atsumiense, a single genomic window includes:
- a CDS encoding MOSC and FAD-binding oxidoreductase domain-containing protein, with protein MARLLSVNVGLPRDIAWKGRIVHTGIWKNPVRGRCRVGRLNLDGDGQGDLTGHGGEQRAVFVYQIESYGYWREQLGRTDFVHGQFGENFTIEGLPDDAVCIGDRYRIGSALFEITQPRVTCYRVGIRMNEPRMPALLTSSGRPGFYFRVVEEGDVGAGDEIVKVGEATERMTVAEINALLYLPNHAQDRLERALRIEALSPGWRASFEALVNGPTTGRGNAGLVPAAAAQPAAPGFRRLAVTAIDQESADVRSLTMQSLDGQPLREALPGQYVVVRLQPTAGDPPLLRSYSLSGPLSTERYRISVKLEPNGAAGTYLGEHVRVNDVLEVSTPRGSFVLQPGEQPLVLLSAGIGATPVLAMLHALAAVRSTRQVWWLHGARDRQHHPFSAEVRRLMPALAHGRSYVCYSRPGSRDVVGEDFDATGHLSRSAFEELEVPREADVYLCGPTRFMAEMKEVLSDLGVKPEHINVEAFNGGQSMTPGIVGAPARTPHPPADDANTGPLVSFARSGIAAHWKATSYQSLLELAEACDVPVRWSCRTGVCHNCESGLISGSVAYQPDPLDLPSEGNVLICCSRPQEDVVIDI; from the coding sequence ATGGCTCGACTATTGTCGGTGAATGTCGGACTTCCGCGCGACATCGCGTGGAAGGGGCGCATTGTGCACACCGGGATCTGGAAGAATCCGGTGCGTGGCCGCTGTCGGGTAGGCCGGTTGAACCTGGACGGAGACGGTCAAGGCGACCTGACTGGGCATGGCGGCGAGCAGCGCGCCGTTTTCGTCTACCAGATCGAATCGTATGGCTATTGGCGGGAGCAACTGGGGAGAACCGATTTCGTCCACGGACAGTTCGGCGAGAACTTCACGATCGAGGGATTGCCCGACGATGCGGTGTGCATCGGCGACCGTTATCGGATCGGCAGCGCGTTGTTCGAGATCACGCAACCGCGCGTTACCTGCTATCGCGTCGGCATTCGCATGAACGAGCCCCGCATGCCGGCGCTGCTGACATCGAGCGGACGGCCCGGGTTCTACTTCCGCGTCGTGGAGGAAGGCGATGTGGGCGCCGGCGACGAAATCGTAAAGGTGGGCGAGGCGACGGAGCGAATGACCGTCGCAGAGATCAACGCGCTTCTCTATTTGCCCAATCATGCGCAGGATCGACTGGAACGCGCACTGCGGATCGAAGCGCTTTCACCCGGGTGGCGCGCATCCTTCGAGGCGTTGGTGAACGGCCCAACGACCGGACGTGGCAACGCGGGCCTGGTGCCGGCAGCAGCCGCGCAACCGGCCGCACCAGGATTTCGGCGGCTCGCCGTGACGGCGATCGATCAGGAGTCGGCGGATGTCCGCTCTCTGACGATGCAGAGCCTGGACGGGCAGCCGCTGCGAGAGGCTCTGCCCGGCCAGTACGTGGTCGTGCGGCTGCAGCCGACCGCCGGCGATCCCCCGCTCCTGCGGAGCTATTCGCTCTCGGGTCCCCTCTCAACGGAGCGCTATCGGATCAGCGTGAAACTCGAGCCGAATGGAGCAGCCGGGACCTACCTGGGGGAGCATGTCCGGGTGAACGACGTTCTCGAGGTCAGCACGCCCCGCGGAAGCTTCGTTCTGCAGCCCGGAGAACAACCGCTGGTGCTGCTCAGCGCGGGAATCGGGGCGACCCCTGTTCTGGCGATGCTGCACGCGCTGGCGGCTGTCCGGTCGACACGGCAGGTTTGGTGGCTGCACGGCGCTCGTGATCGGCAGCATCATCCGTTTTCCGCCGAAGTCCGTCGGCTCATGCCCGCGCTCGCGCACGGCCGCAGCTATGTCTGTTACAGCAGGCCAGGGTCGCGCGATGTGGTGGGGGAGGATTTCGACGCGACCGGCCACCTGTCGCGATCGGCCTTTGAAGAGTTGGAGGTCCCACGAGAAGCAGATGTCTATCTCTGCGGGCCGACCCGCTTCATGGCGGAGATGAAAGAAGTACTTTCAGATCTGGGTGTAAAACCGGAACATATCAACGTCGAAGCCTTCAACGGCGGTCAGTCGATGACCCCTGGCATCGTGGGCGCGCCGGCGCGAACCCCGCACCCGCCGGCGGACGATGCCAACACCGGTCCGCTGGTGTCGTTCGCACGCAGTGGTATCGCCGCACACTGGAAGGCCACATCCTATCAGAGCCTTTTGGAGCTGGCCGAGGCGTGCGACGTGCCCGTCCGGTGGTCGTGCCGCACTGGCGTCTGCCACAACTGCGAGAGCGGATTGATCTCTGGGTCCGTCGCCTACCAGCCCGATCCGCTCGATTTGCCTTCGGAAGGAAATGTCCTGATCTGCTGCTCCCGGCCCCAGGAGGACGTGGTGATCGACATCTGA